From Sulfurovum zhangzhouensis, the proteins below share one genomic window:
- a CDS encoding Fur family transcriptional regulator, whose product MTDHVTLLKESGLKATFQRMNILETIEKHGHITIDAIYEEVSRIHASLSLATVYKNILLMLEKKVLVEVPVAGQKSKYELKKDDHIHLVCTVCGMVEDKPLISSVDTLIENMTKEENFSLSSEQINLYGICHNCQEQKAS is encoded by the coding sequence ATGACAGATCATGTAACGCTGCTCAAAGAGAGTGGACTCAAAGCAACTTTCCAAAGAATGAATATTCTAGAAACAATCGAAAAACACGGTCATATTACTATTGATGCTATCTATGAAGAAGTTTCAAGGATTCATGCCTCATTATCACTTGCTACCGTTTATAAAAATATCCTTTTGATGCTTGAAAAGAAGGTATTGGTAGAGGTACCGGTTGCAGGTCAAAAATCAAAATATGAGTTAAAAAAAGACGATCATATACATTTGGTATGTACAGTCTGCGGTATGGTTGAAGATAAACCGCTGATCAGTAGTGTAGATACGCTGATAGAAAATATGACGAAAGAAGAGAATTTCTCTCTAAGCAGTGAACAGATCAACCTTTACGGTATCTGTCATAATTGCCAGGAACAAAAGGCAAGTTAA
- a CDS encoding peroxiredoxin, translating into MLVTKKAPDFTATAVLADGSIVEDFNLYENLGEKGAVLFFYPLDFTFVCPSEIIAFSHRAKEFRERGINIIGCSVDSQFSHFAWRETPVNQGGIGRVDMPLVADLNKQIARDYDVLLNESVALRGSFLIDADGTVRHAVINDLPLGRNIDEMIRMVDTMLFTNEYGEVCPAGWQKGDEGMKADTAGVAEYLAKHENEL; encoded by the coding sequence ATGCTAGTAACTAAAAAGGCTCCTGATTTTACAGCAACAGCTGTACTTGCAGATGGTTCAATTGTAGAAGATTTCAACCTATATGAAAATCTTGGTGAAAAAGGTGCGGTACTATTTTTCTACCCACTTGACTTTACATTCGTTTGTCCGTCTGAAATCATCGCATTTTCTCACAGAGCTAAAGAGTTCAGGGAAAGAGGTATCAATATAATCGGTTGTTCAGTAGACTCTCAGTTCAGCCACTTTGCATGGAGAGAGACTCCTGTAAATCAAGGTGGAATCGGTAGAGTTGATATGCCGCTTGTTGCAGACCTTAATAAACAAATTGCGAGAGATTATGATGTACTTCTTAATGAATCAGTAGCACTTAGAGGTTCTTTCCTTATTGATGCAGACGGTACAGTAAGACATGCAGTGATCAACGATCTTCCACTTGGAAGAAACATCGATGAGATGATCAGAATGGTTGATACAATGCTATTTACTAACGAGTATGGTGAAGTATGTCCAGCTGGTTGGCAAAAAGGTGATGAAGGTATGAAAGCTGACACTGCAGGTGTAGCAGAATATCTTGCAAAACACGAAAACGAACTATAA
- a CDS encoding menaquinone biosynthesis decarboxylase, whose product MKDVVAWLKEHGNLKIIDEPLDVELEIPHVAYIEVKKDDSRPLLFTNPINKAKGITYDMPVLMNIFANKQITQDIFGKHPDDVAKGIDALLKLKPPKGVVAKLKMLPMLFNLKNIFPKRLKGQGACQEIIYNKEKVDLDRLPILKTWEEDGGPFITMGQVYTQSLDGQMQNLGMYRLQQYDKNRLGMHWQIHKDASHFFDQYQRAGKKMPVSVAIGGDPLYIWCGQAPMPHGMFELLLYGFVRNENARLVKSITNDIYIPEDVDIVIEGFVDPEKMEIEGPFGDHTGYYTLKEPFPVMDVETITMKSNPVYAATVVGKPPLEDKYMGWATERVFLPMLKPMAPDLIDYNMPENGVFHNLILAKMKTLYKGHAQQFMHAFWGVGQMSFVKHAIFVGENAPELEEFEALTEHILNRLDKNKVLITQGIVDHLDHSSPEQFVGGKLGVDATGSEVAEGVAIPLVDSELLAKMKEIDSNILELKQYMTHTKNPICVITVEKTASISEDWDKVDSLKDHIKVLVIVDKANNDIQDPYMLIWRVVNNIDAQRDVKLSPFIVIDGTNKGIIDGYDREWPGDTHCTKEVLDRLQSLDVIDIDETFIRKFGLLPFE is encoded by the coding sequence ATGAAAGATGTGGTTGCTTGGCTAAAAGAGCATGGAAATTTAAAGATCATCGATGAGCCTCTTGATGTTGAACTTGAGATACCGCATGTAGCTTATATCGAAGTGAAAAAAGATGATTCCCGTCCTTTACTTTTTACAAATCCTATCAATAAAGCAAAAGGCATTACTTATGATATGCCAGTACTCATGAATATCTTTGCCAATAAACAGATCACTCAAGATATCTTTGGCAAACACCCTGATGATGTAGCTAAAGGTATCGATGCACTGTTGAAACTTAAGCCACCAAAAGGAGTGGTTGCAAAACTGAAAATGCTTCCAATGCTCTTTAATCTCAAAAACATATTCCCTAAACGGCTCAAGGGTCAAGGTGCATGTCAGGAAATCATCTATAATAAAGAGAAAGTTGATCTGGATCGATTGCCTATCTTGAAAACATGGGAAGAGGATGGCGGACCGTTTATCACTATGGGACAGGTTTATACTCAAAGCCTTGACGGACAGATGCAGAACCTTGGTATGTATAGGCTTCAGCAGTACGATAAGAATAGGCTGGGGATGCATTGGCAGATCCATAAAGATGCTTCTCATTTTTTTGACCAGTATCAACGTGCAGGTAAGAAAATGCCTGTAAGTGTTGCGATAGGCGGAGACCCCCTTTATATTTGGTGTGGTCAGGCACCTATGCCCCACGGAATGTTTGAGCTTCTTTTATATGGGTTTGTCAGAAACGAAAATGCCAGATTGGTGAAGTCCATTACCAATGATATTTATATTCCTGAAGATGTTGACATCGTGATTGAAGGTTTTGTGGACCCTGAAAAAATGGAGATAGAGGGACCGTTTGGAGATCATACAGGATATTATACACTCAAAGAACCATTCCCGGTGATGGATGTGGAGACAATCACTATGAAGTCAAATCCTGTTTATGCTGCGACAGTGGTTGGAAAGCCTCCGCTTGAGGATAAGTATATGGGATGGGCTACAGAAAGAGTCTTTTTACCGATGCTCAAACCTATGGCGCCTGATCTTATAGATTATAACATGCCAGAAAACGGTGTTTTCCATAACCTGATCTTGGCTAAGATGAAAACGCTTTACAAAGGTCATGCGCAACAGTTCATGCATGCGTTCTGGGGAGTAGGGCAGATGAGTTTTGTCAAACATGCGATCTTTGTAGGGGAAAATGCACCTGAGCTGGAAGAATTTGAAGCATTGACAGAACATATTCTAAACAGACTTGATAAAAATAAAGTACTCATTACTCAAGGAATTGTTGATCATCTGGATCACTCTTCACCTGAACAATTTGTAGGGGGAAAACTCGGAGTTGATGCAACCGGTAGTGAAGTAGCTGAAGGTGTGGCTATCCCGCTTGTTGACAGTGAGCTTTTAGCCAAGATGAAAGAGATAGACAGCAATATACTTGAACTCAAGCAATATATGACACATACAAAAAATCCTATCTGCGTGATTACCGTAGAAAAGACAGCGTCTATTTCAGAAGATTGGGATAAGGTAGATAGCCTTAAAGATCATATTAAAGTATTGGTTATTGTCGACAAGGCAAATAATGATATCCAAGATCCATATATGCTGATTTGGCGTGTTGTGAATAATATTGATGCTCAAAGAGACGTAAAACTTTCTCCATTTATTGTCATAGATGGGACAAATAAAGGTATAATAGACGGATATGATAGAGAGTGGCCTGGTGATACGCATTGTACCAAAGAAGTGTTGGACAGATTACAGAGTCTAGATGTGATCGATATCGATGAAACGTTTATTAGAAAGTTTGGGTTATTACCCTTTGAATAA
- the hemC gene encoding hydroxymethylbilane synthase gives MAEKLIIATRASQLALWQAYHIKERIETSFPDVEVELNEITSKGDKILDRPLALVGGKGHFTKELEDEMLAGNAHLAVHSLKDVPTYIPEGLELAAITERQDQSDVFLSHKYENLEALPKGAVVGTTSLRRRMQLLQQRPDLQVKDLRGNVNTRLRKLAEGQYDAIILAYIGLYRLDLLKDIPHVEKLSFMIPPMGQAALGIEIISSDERVREIALSLNDEKSFLCTKLERDFIAKIGAGCSAPVAVNAIIEGEDIIIKAMLGYPDGTNIMEASLSTQIECCEHLGEALAQVMIDDGALEILSKAEEIAFKDEMPQRL, from the coding sequence ATGGCAGAAAAATTAATCATAGCAACACGTGCAAGCCAATTGGCACTTTGGCAGGCATACCATATCAAAGAGAGAATAGAAACTAGTTTTCCAGATGTGGAAGTGGAACTCAATGAGATCACTTCAAAAGGTGATAAGATACTTGATAGGCCTTTAGCATTAGTTGGAGGTAAAGGGCACTTTACCAAAGAGCTTGAAGATGAAATGCTTGCGGGTAATGCACACCTGGCAGTGCATTCGCTTAAGGATGTACCTACTTATATCCCTGAAGGGCTTGAGTTAGCAGCTATTACAGAGCGTCAGGATCAAAGTGATGTTTTCCTTTCTCACAAATATGAAAACTTGGAAGCACTTCCAAAAGGTGCAGTAGTAGGTACCACAAGTTTAAGAAGACGTATGCAACTGCTTCAACAACGTCCTGATCTTCAAGTAAAAGATCTAAGAGGAAATGTCAATACTCGTCTTAGAAAGCTTGCAGAAGGACAGTATGATGCTATCATTCTTGCTTATATCGGACTATATAGACTGGATCTGCTTAAAGATATTCCGCATGTTGAGAAACTAAGTTTCATGATCCCTCCAATGGGACAGGCTGCATTGGGGATCGAGATCATTAGCAGTGATGAGAGAGTAAGAGAGATCGCTTTGAGTTTGAATGATGAGAAGAGCTTTCTTTGTACAAAACTGGAACGTGACTTTATCGCTAAAATCGGTGCAGGATGCTCTGCTCCCGTTGCAGTCAATGCAATCATAGAGGGTGAAGACATTATAATCAAAGCGATGCTTGGTTATCCTGACGGAACGAATATTATGGAAGCCTCTCTCAGTACACAGATCGAATGTTGTGAACATCTGGGAGAAGCACTTGCTCAAGTTATGATAGATGATGGAGCCTTAGAGATCCTTAGTAAGGCTGAAGAGATTGCTTTTAAAGATGAAATGCCGCAAAGACTTTAA
- a CDS encoding DsbA family protein — MSLMSKLLTSTLITTLTLSAGNTVDEKELLNYVKKHVVLNPQVEVKGVTIIEETSHPDIPGWNVYLTTMDLNYQGKEIKAPETIFVKDGLATRNLVSLKNGRDYRDEIKPTVSDKFYDDAHLIFGNKNAAHKVLVFSDPQCPFCQEVVPDIMKAAKEHPDQIALYYYHLPLLRIHPVSDVLTRVMHLAQHEGKMDVLPKIYAMKIDPRETDMKKILAEVEKQTGYSVTAEKVDDQKVKDAMKADSDAASEMMVSGTPTIYADGKWDKMRNKYKEFIK, encoded by the coding sequence ATGTCATTGATGTCGAAATTATTGACGAGTACACTGATCACAACCCTCACGCTTAGTGCAGGAAATACGGTAGATGAAAAAGAACTTTTGAATTATGTGAAGAAGCATGTAGTCCTCAACCCTCAGGTAGAAGTAAAAGGTGTTACGATCATTGAAGAGACTTCTCATCCGGATATTCCTGGTTGGAATGTGTATCTTACGACAATGGACTTGAATTATCAAGGTAAAGAAATAAAGGCACCTGAGACTATCTTTGTAAAAGACGGACTGGCAACTAGAAACTTGGTGAGTCTAAAAAACGGGAGAGATTACCGTGATGAGATCAAACCTACTGTATCAGACAAATTTTATGATGATGCACACTTGATCTTTGGAAATAAAAATGCTGCCCATAAAGTACTTGTATTCTCTGATCCTCAGTGTCCATTCTGCCAAGAAGTGGTTCCGGATATTATGAAAGCGGCGAAAGAACATCCTGATCAGATCGCTCTTTACTATTATCATTTGCCGTTATTACGTATTCACCCTGTTTCAGATGTTTTGACACGTGTGATGCACCTTGCACAGCATGAAGGGAAAATGGATGTCTTGCCAAAAATCTATGCAATGAAGATCGATCCAAGAGAGACTGATATGAAAAAGATTCTTGCTGAAGTAGAAAAACAGACAGGGTACAGTGTCACTGCAGAAAAGGTTGATGATCAAAAAGTGAAAGACGCTATGAAAGCGGATTCTGATGCCGCAAGCGAAATGATGGTTAGCGGTACACCTACGATCTATGCTGACGGTAAATGGGATAAGATGAGAAATAAATATAAAGAGTTTATCAAGTAA
- a CDS encoding FxsA family protein, with translation MPILIAIPFLLLELYLSLSVGERIGFLWSAIWIVVTFIIGVQLLRLSPFTVMGNLDAVTRGKLSLQGFQSVSTSYFIGAILLIIPGVLTDILGIFALLYTLYLQFVAKITPEQTNFKSEKQGEDNVIDVEIIDEYTDHNPHA, from the coding sequence ATGCCGATTTTAATTGCGATCCCTTTTTTACTGTTAGAACTTTACCTCTCTTTAAGTGTAGGTGAGAGGATCGGTTTTTTATGGTCGGCAATTTGGATCGTAGTGACATTTATAATCGGGGTACAACTTTTAAGACTTTCACCGTTTACAGTCATGGGCAACCTTGATGCAGTTACACGGGGAAAGCTAAGCCTACAAGGTTTCCAAAGTGTCAGTACTTCTTACTTTATTGGGGCAATCCTACTTATTATTCCGGGAGTATTGACGGATATTCTTGGAATTTTTGCGTTGCTTTACACACTTTATTTGCAATTTGTCGCTAAAATAACCCCTGAACAAACCAACTTTAAATCAGAGAAACAAGGAGAAGATAATGTCATTGATGTCGAAATTATTGACGAGTACACTGATCACAACCCTCACGCTTAG